One genomic window of Hippopotamus amphibius kiboko isolate mHipAmp2 chromosome 10, mHipAmp2.hap2, whole genome shotgun sequence includes the following:
- the SIK1 gene encoding serine/threonine-protein kinase SIK1, translating to MVIMSERSAAPAGSGQGQQKPLRVGFYDIERTLGKGNFAVVKLARHRVTKTQVAIKIIDKTRLDSSNLEKIYREVQIMKLLNHPHIIKLYQVMETKDMLYIVTEFAKNGEMFDYLTSNGHLSESEARKKFWQILSAVEYCHSHHIVHRDLKAENLLLDGNMDIKLADFGFGNFYKSGEPLSTWCGSPPYAAPEVFEGKEYEGPQLDIWSLGVVLYVLVCGSLPFDGPSLPALRQRVLEGRFRIPFFMSRDCETLIRRMLAVDPAKRITVAQIRQHRWMQADPALLPPAHPAFSLLGYVSGLGDYDEQALGIMQALGVDRQRTVESLQNSSYNHFAAIYYLLLERLKEHRLAQPPARPGLARQQRPRSADLSRLEVPQEGLPGDAFRSALLCVQPQTLGQSVLQAEMDCDLHSSLQPLLFPVDAGCSGVCRRRSASPSSLLDTAISEEAGRGPHLDEEQDVLLPGSTGRRHTLAEVSSCFCPCVPPCIVVSPSTASPSEGTSSDSCLTSAGDGPSRLSGHVAAQGLLGACSPLRLASPLLGTQSATPVLQTQGALGGAALLPVSFQEGRRASDTSLTQGLKAFRQQLRKNARTKGFLGLNKIKGLARQVCQPASSSRASRGGPNAFQLPAQSPGLHGGGASSGEGRSLLEEVLHQQRLLQLQHHPAAPPACQLAPQPGPAPLVLGPCDGALLVSGLQKELGLGPGPSLPPHLLQAGVSPVASAAQLLDAHLHIGGSAAPGPATLAPQPRFAVLPPGLEPMGLPQGDCEMEDLTSGPLGTFVLVQ from the exons ATGGTGATCATGTCGGAGCGGAGCGCGGCCCCCGCGGGCTCGGGCCAGGGCCAGCAGAAGCCCCTCCGGGTGGGCTTCTACGACATCGAGCGCACCCTGGGCAAGGGCAACTTCGCGGTGGTGAAGCTGGCCCGGCATCGAGTCACCAAGACGCAG GTTGCAATAAAAATAATCGACAAAACACGATTAGATTCAAgcaatttggagaaaatatatcGTGAGGTTCAGATCATGAAGCTTCTGAATCATCCTCACATCATAAAGCTTTATCAG gttatGGAAACGAAGGATATGCTTTACATTGTCACGGAGTTCgcaaaaaatggagaaatgtttG ATTACTTGACCTCCAACGGGCACCTGAGCGAGAGTGAAGCCCGGAAGAAGTTCTGGCAGATCCTGTCGGCTGTGGAGTACTGCCACAGCCACCACATCGTCCACCGGGACCTCAAGGCCGAGAACCTGCTGCTGGACGGCAACATGGACATCAAGCTGGCAG ATTTCGGGTTTGGGAATTTCTACAAATCAGGGGAGCCTCTGTCCACGTGGTGCGGGAGCCCCCCGTACGCAGCCCCGGAGGTCTTCGAGGGGAAGGAGTACGAAGGCCCCCAGCTGGACATCTGG AGCCTGGGCGTCGTGCTGTACGTGCTCGTCTGCGGGTCCCTCCCCTTCGATGGGCCCAGCCTGCCGGCGCTGCGGCAGCGGGTGCTGGAGGGCCGCTTCCGCATCCCCTTCTTCATGTCTCGAG actGCGAGACACTGATCCGCCGCATGCTGGCCGTCGACCCCGCCAAGCGCATCACCGTGGCCCAGATCCGGCAGCACCGGTGGATGCAGGCAGACCCGGCGCTGCTGCCGCCCGCCCACCCGGCCTTCTCCTTGCTCGGCTACGTCTCCGGCCTGGGCGACTACGACGAGCAGGCGCTGGGCATCATGCAGGCGCTGGGCGTGGACCGGCAGAGGACCGTGGAG TCGCTGCAGAACAGCAGCTACAACCACTTCGCCGCCATCTATTACCTCCTCCTGGAGCGGCTGAAGGAGCACCGGCTCGCccagccgcccgcccgccccggccTGGCCCGGCAGCAGCGGCCCCGCAGCGCCGACCTCAGCAGGCTCGAG GTGCCTCAGGAAGGTCTCCCGGGAGATGCTTTCCGCTCCGCCCTGCTGTGCGTGCAGCCCCAGACCTTGGGGCAGTCCGTCCTGCAGGCCGAGATGGACTGTGACCTCCACAGCTCACTGCAG CCCTTGCTCTTCCCCGTGGACGCCGGCTGCAGCGGGGTGTGTCGGCGGCGCTCCGCCTCCCCCAGCAGCCTGCTGGACACGGCCATCAGCGAGGAGGCCGGGCGGGGCCCGCACCTGGACGAGGAGCAGGACGTGCTGCTGCCTGGCAGCACTGGCCGGAGGCACACGCTGGCCGAGGTCTCCAGCTGCTTCTGCCCGTGCGTCCCCCCAT GTATCGTCGTCTCACCCTCCACGGCCAGTCCTTCTGAAGGCACCAGCTCTGACAGCTGCCTGACCTCTGCGGGTGATGGCCCGTCCAGGCTCAGTGGACATGTGGCCGCTCAGGGGCTGCTGGGCGCCTGCTCCCCGCTCAGACTGGCCTCACCGCTTCTGGGCACCCAGTCCGCCACCCCCGTGCTGCAGACGCAGGGGGCCCTGGGAGGAGCCGCGCTGCTCCCTGTCAGCTTCCAGGAGGGCCGGAGGGCGTCGGACACCTCGCTCACCCAAG GGCTGAAAGCCTTCCGGCAGCAGCTGAGGAAGAACGCAAGGACCAAAGGCTTTCTGGGGCTAAACAAGATCAAGGGGCTGGCTCGCCAGGTGTGCcagcctgcctcctccagccgGGCCTCGAGGGGCGGCCCGAACGCCTTCCAGCTCCCCGCACAGAGCCCAGGCCTGCACGGCGGCGGGGCCAgcagtggggagggcaggagcctGCTGGAGGAGGTGCTGCACCAGCAGAG GCTGCTCCAGTTACAGCACCACCCGGCGGCCCCACCCGCCTGCCAGCTGGCGCCCCAGCCGGGCCCCGCCCCCCTGGTCCTCGGCCCCTGCGACGGCGCCCTCCTCGTGTCGGGACTGCAgaaggagctggggctggggcccgGCCCGTCGCTGCCCCCCCACCTGCTCCAGGCCGGGGTCTCCCCGGTGGCGTCGGCTGCCCAGCTCCTGGACGCCCACCTGCACATCGGCGGCTCtgcggcccccggccccgccaCCTTGGCCCCCCAGCCACGCTTCGCCGTGCTGCCCCCGGGACTGGAGCCCATGGGGCTGCCCCAGGGGGACTGTGAGATGGAGGACCTGACCTCGGGCCCCCTGGGCACCTTCGTCCTGGTGCAGTGA